A stretch of Crossiella cryophila DNA encodes these proteins:
- the trpB gene encoding tryptophan synthase subunit beta translates to MGQPDATGRFGDFGGRFLPEALVPACREVEEAFLDAWHDPAFVAEYHRLLATYVGRPTPLTECVRLGERLGIRLLLKREDLAHTGSHKINNVLGQALLAKRMGRTKLIAETGAGQHGVATATAAALLGLDCTVHMGHTDMRRQELNVFRMELLGAEVVPAGVPGTAGTLKEATNAALRAWVSETRTAHYCLGSVLGPHPYPYLVRELQRVIGDEARAQAAELLPTGIPDVVVACVGGGSNAAGTFAGFVDTPAELIGVEAAGGAAVSTGTPGILHGFRSHFLQEGVQIAEAHSISAGLDYPGIGPEHMHLAATGRVRYPTVTDDEALSAVRALAVTEGILPALESAHALAWILRAAGTPELPTGTTVLLTLSGRGDKDVHQIRETLAC, encoded by the coding sequence ATGGGGCAGCCCGACGCCACCGGTCGCTTCGGCGATTTCGGCGGCCGGTTCCTGCCGGAAGCACTGGTCCCGGCCTGCCGGGAGGTCGAGGAGGCTTTCCTCGACGCGTGGCACGACCCGGCCTTCGTCGCCGAGTACCACCGCCTGCTGGCCACCTACGTGGGCAGGCCGACGCCGCTGACCGAATGCGTGCGACTGGGGGAGCGCCTGGGTATCCGGCTGCTGCTCAAGCGGGAGGACCTCGCGCACACCGGCTCCCACAAGATCAACAACGTGCTGGGTCAGGCCCTGCTGGCCAAGCGGATGGGCCGCACCAAGCTGATCGCGGAGACCGGCGCCGGCCAGCACGGCGTGGCCACCGCGACCGCCGCCGCCCTGCTCGGCCTGGATTGCACCGTCCACATGGGACACACCGACATGCGGCGGCAGGAGCTGAACGTCTTCCGGATGGAGTTGCTCGGCGCCGAGGTGGTCCCGGCCGGGGTGCCAGGGACGGCGGGCACGCTGAAGGAGGCCACCAACGCCGCGCTGCGCGCCTGGGTCAGCGAGACCAGGACCGCGCACTACTGCCTGGGTTCGGTACTCGGCCCACACCCGTACCCCTACCTGGTGCGCGAACTGCAACGGGTGATCGGCGACGAGGCTCGCGCCCAGGCCGCTGAACTACTGCCGACCGGCATCCCCGACGTCGTGGTGGCCTGCGTGGGCGGCGGCTCCAACGCGGCAGGCACCTTCGCCGGCTTCGTGGACACCCCCGCCGAACTCATCGGCGTTGAGGCCGCGGGCGGCGCCGCGGTCAGCACCGGCACCCCCGGCATCCTGCACGGCTTCCGCTCGCACTTCCTCCAGGAGGGCGTGCAGATCGCCGAGGCACACTCGATCTCCGCCGGCCTGGACTACCCCGGCATCGGCCCCGAGCACATGCACCTGGCCGCCACCGGCCGCGTCCGCTACCCCACGGTCACCGACGACGAGGCCCTGTCCGCCGTCCGGGCCCTGGCCGTGACCGAAGGCATCCTGCCCGCCCTGGAATCCGCACACGCCCTGGCCTGGATCCTGCGCGCGGCAGGGACTCCCGAGCTGCCCACCGGAACCACCGTGCTGCTGACCCTGTCCGGTCGCGGCGACAAGGACGTCCACCAGATCCGGGAGACCCTGGCATGCTGA
- a CDS encoding response regulator transcription factor — protein MNTLGGDRAAPTPHRNAAGGTVLLVGETLMRRTMTPRLHDLRIGQVHQATSAAAALEFAALAGPCALAVVDLVPPDTEGIRLVRELKSRGWPQVLVVVSPEEPLAVAAAFQAGAQGYLLRPGREVAVPDPVWELSNREIDVLRLVADGRSNKDIGGELGLSARTVDTHLWRIGRRLGSGDRALLVTLALRAGIIT, from the coding sequence ATGAACACGCTGGGGGGCGACCGAGCCGCGCCGACACCGCATCGGAACGCGGCGGGCGGGACCGTGTTGCTGGTGGGCGAGACCCTGATGCGCCGGACCATGACGCCACGACTGCACGACCTGCGGATCGGCCAGGTGCACCAGGCCACCTCGGCCGCGGCCGCACTGGAGTTCGCCGCACTGGCCGGGCCGTGCGCGCTGGCCGTGGTCGACCTGGTCCCGCCGGACACCGAGGGCATCCGCCTGGTCCGCGAGCTGAAATCCCGTGGCTGGCCGCAGGTGCTGGTGGTGGTCTCGCCGGAGGAACCACTGGCGGTGGCCGCGGCCTTCCAGGCGGGCGCCCAGGGTTACCTGCTGCGGCCCGGCCGCGAGGTGGCGGTGCCGGATCCGGTGTGGGAGCTGAGCAACCGGGAGATCGACGTGCTGCGGCTGGTCGCCGACGGCCGGTCCAACAAGGACATCGGCGGCGAACTCGGCCTGTCCGCGCGCACCGTGGACACCCATCTGTGGCGGATCGGCCGCAGGCTGGGCTCCGGCGACCGCGCGCTGCTGGTCACCCTGGCGCTGCGGGCCGGGATCATCACCTGA
- a CDS encoding aminoglycoside phosphotransferase family protein — MDIDETLVRELVAAQFPHWADLPVTRVAKPGVDNATLRLGADMSVRLPRFERWIGQVHREQRWLPVLAPRLPLPVPIPLAQGEPSAAYPYPWSVYRWLDGDRADQVPLDLRLAALDLAEFLLALQAIETTDGPPPEWSNGFRGVDLADPRDSPVVANRLESRIAALHGLTDTDALTEVWRAGLAAPAWDRPPVWVHGDPDPGNLLATDGRLSAVIDFGTLAVGDPAVDLIPAWTCFDADSRAVFRERLGVDAATWARGRVWGLSGVLPSPETLAPDHPGSVVAHRKLAGIIADLRG; from the coding sequence ATGGATATCGACGAAACGCTGGTGCGCGAGCTGGTCGCGGCGCAGTTCCCGCACTGGGCGGACCTGCCGGTGACCCGGGTGGCCAAACCGGGGGTGGACAACGCGACGCTGCGGCTGGGCGCGGACATGTCGGTGCGGCTGCCCCGGTTCGAGCGCTGGATCGGCCAGGTGCACCGCGAACAACGCTGGCTGCCGGTGCTCGCGCCACGACTGCCACTGCCGGTGCCGATCCCCCTGGCGCAGGGCGAACCCAGCGCGGCCTACCCGTATCCGTGGTCGGTCTACCGCTGGCTCGACGGCGACCGCGCCGACCAGGTCCCGCTCGACCTGCGCCTGGCGGCCCTCGACCTGGCCGAGTTCCTTCTTGCCCTGCAAGCGATCGAGACCACCGATGGCCCGCCACCGGAGTGGAGCAACGGTTTCCGCGGCGTGGACCTGGCCGATCCGCGCGACTCCCCCGTGGTCGCCAACCGCCTGGAATCCCGGATCGCGGCCCTGCATGGCCTGACCGACACCGACGCGCTCACCGAGGTGTGGCGGGCCGGACTGGCCGCCCCGGCCTGGGACCGGCCGCCGGTGTGGGTGCACGGCGACCCGGACCCCGGCAACCTCCTGGCCACCGACGGCAGGCTGTCCGCGGTGATCGACTTCGGCACCCTCGCCGTCGGCGATCCGGCTGTCGACCTGATCCCGGCCTGGACCTGCTTCGACGCCGATTCCCGGGCGGTGTTCCGCGAGCGGCTCGGCGTGGACGCGGCGACCTGGGCGCGCGGCCGGGTGTGGGGGCTCTCCGGAGTGCTGCCCTCGCCGGAGACCCTGGCCCCCGACCACCCCGGCTCGGTTGTGGCGCACCGCAAACTGGCCGGGATCATCGCGGACCTGCGCGGCTAG
- a CDS encoding RICIN domain-containing protein, translated as MRNRRTAAAALATGMLMTTMGLLSAGTANAAGDYENVQLVPRHAPTMCMEVVDASTQHAADVRLANCTGGAHQRWDVNHVGGNVYEIRPRHSGDKCLDVAWAGTHSGANVLQANCERRTNQRWWQRETSDGYREFLPTHTGGKCLDVKDAAKTHGTDIIQSGCWGGNNQQWKAVV; from the coding sequence ATGCGCAATCGCAGAACAGCCGCCGCCGCTCTGGCCACCGGAATGCTGATGACCACCATGGGACTGCTGTCCGCTGGCACCGCGAACGCGGCCGGTGACTACGAGAACGTGCAGCTCGTGCCCAGGCACGCGCCCACCATGTGCATGGAGGTCGTGGACGCCAGCACCCAGCACGCCGCCGATGTCCGCCTGGCCAACTGCACCGGCGGCGCGCACCAGCGGTGGGACGTCAACCACGTGGGCGGCAACGTCTACGAGATCCGGCCCCGCCACAGCGGCGACAAGTGTCTGGACGTGGCCTGGGCTGGCACCCACTCCGGGGCGAACGTGCTCCAGGCCAACTGTGAGCGCCGGACCAACCAGCGCTGGTGGCAGCGGGAGACCAGCGACGGCTACCGGGAATTCCTGCCCACCCACACCGGCGGCAAATGCCTGGACGTCAAGGACGCCGCCAAGACGCACGGCACGGACATCATCCAGTCCGGTTGCTGGGGCGGGAACAACCAGCAGTGGAAGGCCGTGGTCTGA
- a CDS encoding response regulator transcription factor — MSVLVVDDHPVTREGVRAGLARAGHTVLEAGDLAAARDAVRAHRPSVVLLDLHLGGDDGVDLVGELRADRPDTRILVLSQAPLSEVLRAIRAGAHGYVAKSAPSAELAAAVIAVCSGPVFPAELAAAIVAEADRPRLTARELDVLRCLAKSYDNREIAEELGIALRTVHRHLDAVRDKLGTRRRSQLIRLAGQWLQGQRG; from the coding sequence GTGAGCGTGCTGGTGGTGGACGACCACCCGGTGACCAGGGAGGGTGTGCGGGCCGGACTGGCCAGGGCCGGGCACACGGTGCTGGAGGCCGGGGACCTGGCCGCGGCCAGGGACGCCGTGCGCGCGCACCGGCCCTCGGTGGTGTTGCTGGACCTGCACCTGGGCGGTGACGACGGCGTCGACCTGGTCGGCGAACTGCGTGCGGACCGCCCGGACACCCGGATCCTGGTGCTCTCCCAGGCCCCGCTGTCCGAGGTGCTGCGCGCGATCCGGGCCGGAGCGCACGGCTACGTGGCCAAGTCCGCGCCCTCGGCCGAACTCGCCGCCGCGGTCATCGCGGTGTGCTCCGGTCCGGTGTTCCCGGCCGAGCTGGCCGCCGCGATCGTGGCCGAGGCCGACCGGCCCCGGCTCACCGCGCGCGAGCTGGATGTGTTGCGCTGCCTGGCCAAGAGCTACGACAACCGGGAGATCGCCGAGGAACTGGGCATCGCGTTGCGCACCGTGCACCGGCACCTGGACGCGGTCAGGGACAAGCTCGGCACCCGCCGCCGCTCCCAGCTGATCCGGCTGGCGGGGCAGTGGCTCCAGGGCCAGCGCGGCTGA
- a CDS encoding GntR family transcriptional regulator, giving the protein MTEQTTGYDQRVPKYLAIYRALAAEISDGTHQPGAALPPQRQLADRFGVTLMTVRQALRALQDDGLVEARPGTGTFVRQPGFAYHLSGLRSLSEELTGQGLELRTEVLSADLVSAPEEVAARLGLSPGTRVLAVDRLRSASPEPGAPVVPLLLQTSFLTERLGGLLDVAELRHHSLYRLLGERLGRPVTSAEERLQAVALTEREAALLDRPVGSPALLSRRLSRDEAGAPLVDDRAVMVGDGTVVVAERAATEVSLTYRTQNSPG; this is encoded by the coding sequence GTGACCGAGCAGACCACCGGCTACGACCAGCGGGTGCCGAAATACCTGGCCATCTACCGTGCGCTGGCCGCCGAGATCAGCGACGGAACCCACCAGCCGGGGGCCGCGCTACCCCCGCAGCGTCAGCTCGCCGACCGCTTCGGCGTCACCCTGATGACCGTGCGCCAGGCCCTGCGCGCACTCCAGGACGACGGCCTGGTCGAGGCCCGCCCCGGCACCGGCACCTTCGTCCGGCAGCCCGGGTTCGCCTACCACCTGAGCGGGCTGCGCAGCCTGTCCGAGGAACTCACCGGCCAGGGCCTTGAACTGCGCACCGAGGTCCTCTCCGCCGACCTGGTCAGCGCACCCGAGGAGGTGGCCGCCCGGCTCGGCCTGTCCCCCGGCACCCGGGTGCTGGCCGTGGACCGCCTGCGCAGCGCCAGCCCCGAACCCGGCGCGCCGGTGGTGCCGCTGCTGCTTCAGACCTCTTTCCTGACCGAACGGTTGGGCGGGCTGCTGGACGTGGCCGAACTGCGCCACCACTCGCTGTACCGGCTGCTCGGCGAACGCCTGGGCCGCCCGGTGACCAGTGCCGAGGAACGACTGCAGGCGGTCGCGCTGACCGAACGCGAGGCCGCGCTGCTCGACCGACCGGTCGGTTCGCCCGCGCTGCTGAGCCGCAGGCTGAGCCGGGACGAGGCGGGCGCCCCACTGGTCGACGACCGGGCGGTGATGGTCGGCGACGGCACCGTGGTGGTGGCCGAACGCGCCGCCACCGAGGTCAGCCTCACCTACCGCACCCAGAACTCACCTGGGTAA
- a CDS encoding sensor histidine kinase — MSTWWARLRAARWRELSLRGRLIVLVAGAVAVAVAAVSLGSWLLVRAKLEQNFDNQLRSYSQLAGDRATPKDALDALHDVDRPEGDSDGRRPRPDRTGDIFVQFLDPGGTPVRFAGREEAVPVSVGAAKVADRSSAEFSEDRVLDNDLYRVWTAPRPDGGAVQVGKEIQGLRETLGVLGFWHILVCLAGVAVAAGVGLIVARTALRPVDALTAGAERVARTQDLDQGISVQGTGEIARLAEAFNAMLAALAVSRDAQRRLVEDAGHELRTPLTSLRNNIELLAHATRQTDPARVLPAEDRDRLLTDLEVQAGELTSLVSELVELAKTDRSTEPAQRVDLAEVVAAAVERVRPRAPNLLFHTDLRSAEIIGRPRSLQRAVLNLLDNAAKWSPLGGTVTVTLETGDGQVRIVVDDEGPGIPEADLPHVFQRFYRADTARALPGSGLGLAIVDQIATLHGGRATAGRNAVGGARVSLTLPTPATDS; from the coding sequence GTGAGCACCTGGTGGGCCCGGCTGCGGGCGGCCCGCTGGCGCGAGCTGTCCCTGCGCGGACGGTTGATCGTGCTGGTCGCCGGGGCGGTCGCGGTGGCGGTGGCCGCGGTGTCACTGGGCTCCTGGCTGCTGGTGCGGGCCAAGCTGGAGCAGAACTTCGACAACCAGCTGCGCTCCTACAGTCAGCTCGCCGGAGACCGGGCCACCCCGAAGGACGCCCTGGACGCGCTGCACGACGTGGACCGGCCCGAGGGCGACAGCGACGGCAGGCGGCCCCGGCCGGACCGGACCGGGGACATCTTCGTGCAGTTCCTGGACCCGGGCGGCACGCCGGTGCGCTTCGCAGGCCGGGAGGAGGCGGTGCCGGTCAGCGTGGGTGCGGCCAAGGTCGCCGACCGCTCGAGCGCGGAGTTCAGCGAGGACCGGGTGCTGGACAACGACCTCTACCGGGTGTGGACCGCGCCCCGGCCCGACGGCGGCGCGGTGCAGGTCGGCAAGGAGATCCAGGGTTTGCGGGAAACCCTGGGTGTGCTGGGGTTCTGGCACATCCTGGTCTGCCTGGCCGGGGTGGCGGTGGCGGCCGGGGTCGGGCTGATCGTGGCCCGCACCGCGTTGCGGCCGGTGGACGCGCTCACCGCGGGCGCCGAGCGGGTGGCCCGCACCCAGGACCTGGACCAGGGCATCTCCGTGCAGGGCACCGGTGAGATCGCCCGGCTGGCCGAGGCGTTCAACGCGATGCTGGCCGCGCTGGCGGTCTCCAGGGACGCCCAGCGCCGCCTGGTCGAGGACGCCGGGCACGAGCTGCGCACCCCGCTGACCAGCCTGCGCAACAACATCGAACTGCTCGCGCACGCCACCCGGCAGACCGATCCGGCCAGGGTGCTGCCCGCCGAGGACCGGGACCGGCTGCTCACCGACCTGGAGGTACAGGCAGGCGAGCTGACCTCGCTGGTCAGCGAACTGGTCGAACTGGCCAAGACCGACCGCTCCACCGAACCAGCGCAGCGGGTGGACCTGGCCGAGGTGGTGGCCGCCGCGGTGGAACGGGTCCGCCCGCGCGCCCCCAACCTGCTCTTCCACACCGACCTGCGCTCCGCGGAGATCATCGGCAGGCCGCGCTCGCTGCAACGGGCGGTGCTGAACCTGCTGGACAACGCGGCCAAGTGGAGTCCACTGGGCGGCACCGTCACGGTCACCCTGGAGACCGGCGATGGCCAGGTGCGGATCGTGGTCGACGACGAGGGCCCCGGCATCCCCGAGGCCGACCTGCCGCACGTCTTCCAGCGCTTCTACCGGGCCGACACCGCCCGTGCGCTGCCCGGTTCCGGTCTCGGCCTGGCCATCGTGGACCAGATCGCCACCCTGCACGGCGGCCGCGCCACCGCAGGCCGGAACGCCGTGGGCGGGGCCAGGGTCTCGCTCACCCTGCCCACGCCCGCCACGGACTCTTAA
- a CDS encoding MerR family transcriptional regulator → MRIGDLSKLTGIPVPTIKYYQREGLLPYGERAGYNQVHYAEEHLRRLRLVRALVDLGRLPIATAKQVLEAVDEPEKDLFKSLGQVHYAITERPGDAEPATEPVHELLGRLGWQVSEENPSLTALAGLLGTLTELGHTELLTRLDDYAALAGQLAALDVGFLEQRGSQDEVLESAVVITLLGDVLVSLLRRMAQEDRSTRFRES, encoded by the coding sequence GTGCGCATCGGGGACCTGAGCAAGCTCACCGGGATCCCGGTCCCGACGATCAAGTACTACCAACGCGAGGGCCTGCTGCCCTACGGCGAACGGGCCGGCTACAACCAGGTGCACTACGCCGAGGAACACCTGCGGCGACTACGCCTGGTGCGCGCGCTGGTCGATCTCGGGCGACTGCCGATCGCCACCGCGAAACAGGTCCTCGAAGCGGTGGACGAGCCGGAGAAGGACCTGTTCAAGTCACTCGGCCAGGTGCACTACGCGATCACCGAACGGCCCGGCGACGCCGAACCCGCGACCGAACCGGTGCACGAGCTGCTCGGGCGGCTGGGCTGGCAGGTCAGCGAGGAGAACCCGTCCCTGACCGCACTGGCCGGACTGCTCGGCACGCTGACCGAGCTGGGCCACACCGAACTGCTGACCAGACTGGACGACTACGCCGCACTGGCCGGGCAGCTCGCCGCGCTGGACGTGGGTTTCCTGGAGCAGCGGGGCAGCCAGGACGAGGTGCTGGAGTCCGCGGTGGTGATCACGCTGCTGGGCGATGTGCTGGTCTCGCTGCTGCGGCGGATGGCCCAGGAGGACCGCTCGACCCGGTTCCGGGAGTCCTGA
- a CDS encoding sensor histidine kinase, which produces MRGYLDAPMGRHPAPMGLVLAYRWLAFAWMALIAGVGAQSVTPVLSAVALLVTLGWTLWLTLAAVRRSIPVLVLDLTLAVGLVLAGGLIHPHGHVLTNHPSITSAYPMAAVAAWAAVHHVAGGIGAGLVVAGVLPLSYALNGAPLLELSFVEVLELTGTALAHVLLGASVGLAARQFTRLAEHAARAGDQAARLAERERLAARIHDEVLQQLAAIHRGGADLAAAGPVAAGDLRPLLAEIRRQERNLRNLVVPQPDPVVEGEVSLTAALERLAAEHRELDLQVVTAGPVPVAEAVAAELLAAVREALSNVVKHARARRVWLSVLEEAGAVTVVVRDNGIGFDFDEDSLRANGRLGLLLSVRARLNRLGGVARIHGRPGRGTEVELSLPPERRSA; this is translated from the coding sequence GTGCGTGGCTACCTCGATGCCCCGATGGGCAGGCATCCGGCCCCGATGGGGCTGGTGCTGGCCTATCGCTGGCTCGCCTTCGCCTGGATGGCGCTCATCGCCGGGGTGGGCGCTCAGTCCGTCACCCCGGTGCTGTCCGCGGTGGCGCTGCTGGTCACCCTGGGCTGGACGCTGTGGCTGACCCTGGCCGCGGTCCGGCGTTCCATCCCGGTGCTCGTGCTGGATCTGACGCTGGCGGTGGGCCTGGTACTGGCGGGCGGGCTGATCCACCCGCATGGGCACGTGCTGACCAACCATCCCTCGATCACCTCGGCCTACCCGATGGCCGCGGTGGCGGCCTGGGCCGCGGTGCACCACGTGGCAGGCGGTATCGGCGCGGGCCTGGTGGTGGCCGGGGTGCTGCCGTTGTCCTATGCCCTCAACGGCGCCCCGCTGCTCGAACTGTCCTTTGTGGAGGTTCTGGAGCTGACCGGCACCGCGCTGGCGCACGTGCTGCTCGGGGCCAGCGTCGGCCTGGCCGCCCGCCAGTTCACCCGGCTCGCCGAGCACGCCGCCCGCGCCGGTGACCAGGCCGCCCGGCTGGCCGAGCGGGAGCGGCTGGCCGCCCGCATCCACGACGAGGTGCTGCAGCAACTCGCCGCCATCCACCGCGGTGGCGCGGACCTGGCCGCGGCCGGACCGGTGGCCGCCGGGGACCTGCGGCCGCTGCTGGCCGAGATCCGCAGGCAGGAGCGCAACCTGCGCAATCTGGTGGTGCCGCAACCGGATCCGGTGGTCGAGGGCGAGGTCTCGCTGACCGCCGCGCTGGAACGACTGGCCGCCGAACACCGGGAACTCGACCTGCAGGTGGTGACCGCCGGGCCGGTGCCGGTGGCCGAGGCGGTGGCCGCCGAACTGCTCGCCGCGGTGCGCGAGGCGCTGAGCAACGTGGTCAAGCACGCGCGGGCCCGCCGGGTCTGGCTCAGTGTGCTGGAGGAGGCGGGTGCGGTGACGGTGGTGGTGCGGGACAACGGGATCGGCTTCGACTTCGACGAGGACTCGTTGCGTGCCAACGGCAGGCTCGGCCTGCTGCTGAGTGTGCGGGCCCGGCTGAACCGGCTCGGCGGGGTGGCCCGTATCCACGGCAGGCCGGGCCGGGGCACCGAGGTCGAGCTGAGCCTGCCGCCGGAGCGGAGGTCGGCGTGA
- a CDS encoding response regulator transcription factor, with protein MHLLIVDDEEAVRDSLSRTLRFEGYTVSLAADGAEALARIRAEKFDGVILDVMMPVRNGLDSCRDLRAEGNFVPVLMLTARDEVADRVAGLDAGADDYLVKPFALQELLARVRAMLRRAGQGAAEPDAAPPPSAGESLVFADLVLHPGTREVNRAGRQLRLTRTEFAILETFLRHPRLVLTRTLVFEQVWGYDFGSASNGLDVYVGYLRRKLEAQGEPRLLHTVRGVGYVLREEPL; from the coding sequence GTGCACCTGCTGATCGTGGATGACGAGGAGGCCGTGCGGGACTCGCTGTCCCGGACGCTGCGGTTCGAGGGCTACACCGTCTCCCTGGCCGCCGACGGCGCCGAGGCGCTGGCCCGGATCCGGGCGGAGAAGTTCGACGGCGTGATCCTCGACGTGATGATGCCGGTGCGCAACGGCCTGGACAGCTGCCGCGATCTCCGCGCCGAGGGCAACTTCGTGCCGGTGCTGATGCTCACCGCCCGCGACGAGGTCGCCGACCGGGTGGCCGGGCTGGACGCGGGCGCCGACGACTACCTGGTCAAACCCTTCGCCCTGCAGGAACTGCTGGCCCGAGTGCGGGCCATGCTGCGGCGGGCGGGGCAGGGAGCGGCCGAGCCGGACGCCGCGCCGCCGCCGAGTGCGGGGGAGTCGCTGGTCTTCGCCGACCTGGTGCTGCACCCGGGCACCCGCGAGGTCAACCGGGCCGGGCGGCAACTGCGGCTGACCAGGACCGAGTTCGCCATCCTGGAGACCTTCCTGCGGCACCCTCGGCTGGTGCTCACCCGGACCCTGGTCTTCGAGCAGGTCTGGGGCTACGACTTCGGTTCGGCCTCCAACGGCCTGGACGTCTACGTCGGCTACCTGCGGCGCAAACTCGAAGCCCAGGGCGAACCCCGCCTGCTGCACACCGTGCGCGGGGTCGGCTACGTGCTGCGCGAGGAACCGCTGTGA
- a CDS encoding fibronectin type III domain-containing protein codes for MRPGLSEIVGAQFAWWQLGFRLRRTIGRHCGQGRAHPDQHVWTVATRWARQLLAAPWWWRLTKTTLVTGFSVLGLAATAGTLYERLSAAFAVSAAVLVVVPVAVLSAWRHTRLARAVLRLCPPLEVKAPKGMPAVRLVSAGLLVSLAATSLVFVVWQEHTAVHGCANRPVEPEAHRWWVTRGGRDGVGCPLGGVERTAQGELAVRTERGVVLTRAPALGLVTVSADLFDAWQASGGAAGPLGGQIELQSADGASEYVNFSGGHLVRAPGQSPRLVRDRPYLRTLEVGVCVGPDRPCLVRASRIGGTIRLGWHWGNADAYNVSWWSEGGFDVVGTEVAGTEFTVTGIDPGRAYGIGLQACDKQFLRKSRCTQKAEYIVRP; via the coding sequence ATGAGACCGGGCCTCAGCGAGATCGTCGGCGCGCAGTTCGCCTGGTGGCAGCTGGGTTTCCGGCTGCGTCGCACGATCGGGCGGCACTGTGGGCAGGGCCGGGCGCACCCTGATCAACACGTCTGGACCGTGGCCACCCGCTGGGCGCGTCAGCTGCTGGCCGCGCCGTGGTGGTGGCGGCTGACCAAGACCACGCTGGTCACCGGGTTCTCCGTGCTGGGGCTGGCGGCCACCGCGGGCACGCTGTACGAGCGGTTGTCCGCGGCCTTCGCGGTGAGCGCGGCGGTGCTGGTGGTGGTGCCGGTGGCGGTGCTCTCCGCGTGGCGGCACACCCGCCTGGCACGCGCGGTGCTGCGGCTGTGCCCACCGCTGGAGGTCAAGGCGCCCAAGGGAATGCCGGCGGTGCGGCTGGTCTCGGCCGGGCTGCTGGTGAGCCTGGCGGCGACCTCGCTGGTGTTCGTGGTGTGGCAGGAGCACACCGCGGTGCACGGCTGTGCCAACCGACCGGTTGAGCCGGAGGCGCACCGCTGGTGGGTGACGCGCGGCGGTCGGGACGGGGTGGGCTGTCCGCTCGGCGGGGTCGAGCGGACCGCCCAGGGCGAGCTGGCGGTGCGGACCGAGCGGGGGGTGGTGCTGACCAGGGCACCCGCGCTCGGCCTGGTCACCGTGTCGGCGGACCTGTTCGACGCCTGGCAGGCCAGTGGCGGGGCGGCCGGGCCGCTCGGCGGGCAGATCGAACTCCAGTCCGCCGACGGCGCCAGCGAGTACGTCAACTTCAGCGGCGGGCACCTGGTGCGCGCGCCCGGCCAGTCACCCCGGCTGGTGCGCGACCGGCCCTACCTGCGCACCCTGGAGGTGGGGGTGTGCGTCGGGCCGGACCGGCCGTGCCTGGTGCGGGCCAGCCGGATCGGAGGGACGATCCGGCTGGGCTGGCACTGGGGCAACGCCGATGCCTACAACGTCTCCTGGTGGTCGGAGGGCGGCTTCGACGTGGTCGGCACCGAGGTGGCCGGGACCGAGTTCACCGTCACCGGCATCGATCCCGGCCGCGCCTACGGCATCGGTTTGCAGGCCTGCGACAAACAGTTCCTGCGGAAATCCCGCTGCACCCAGAAAGCGGAATACATCGTCAGGCCGTGA
- the trpA gene encoding tryptophan synthase subunit alpha, which translates to MLTLPRDHKLLIPYLMGGQSADWLDVAKAMAEAGADALEIGLPFSDPMVDGPVVQRAAATALSRGATPETVLKELSTVDIGVPLIAMTYANVALGIPDFPARLVEAGISGVIVSDLPLEESAEFRAAADRAGVSMVLLGAPDCADDRLARICAASKGFVYSMTAMRTTGEQAQLTTAAKDTVTRLRRHATIPVIAGFGISTPELATEICTEADGVVVGSALVRELLDGGDAATVAERVRGFRTALDRVA; encoded by the coding sequence ATGCTGACCCTGCCCCGCGACCACAAACTGCTGATCCCCTACCTGATGGGCGGCCAGTCCGCGGACTGGCTGGACGTGGCCAAGGCCATGGCCGAGGCAGGCGCCGACGCCCTGGAGATCGGCCTCCCGTTCTCCGACCCCATGGTCGACGGCCCGGTCGTCCAACGCGCCGCCGCCACGGCCCTGTCTCGCGGTGCCACCCCGGAAACAGTCCTCAAAGAACTGTCCACAGTGGATATCGGTGTGCCGCTGATCGCCATGACCTACGCCAATGTCGCCCTGGGCATCCCGGACTTCCCGGCCCGTCTGGTCGAGGCCGGGATCAGCGGCGTGATCGTCTCAGACCTGCCACTGGAGGAGAGTGCGGAGTTCCGCGCCGCGGCCGACCGGGCCGGAGTCAGCATGGTGCTGCTCGGCGCCCCCGACTGCGCCGACGACCGCCTGGCCCGGATCTGCGCCGCCAGCAAGGGATTCGTCTACTCCATGACCGCCATGCGCACCACCGGCGAACAAGCCCAACTGACCACCGCCGCCAAGGACACCGTCACCCGGCTCCGCAGACACGCCACCATCCCGGTGATCGCCGGATTCGGCATCAGCACCCCGGAGCTGGCCACCGAGATCTGCACCGAGGCCGACGGCGTGGTGGTCGGCTCAGCCCTGGTCCGGGAACTCCTCGACGGCGGCGACGCGGCGACGGTGGCCGAACGGGTACGCGGCTTCCGGACGGCCCTGGACCGGGTGGCCTGA